A genomic region of Blattabacterium cuenoti contains the following coding sequences:
- the rsmH gene encoding 16S rRNA (cytosine(1402)-N(4))-methyltransferase RsmH: protein MNLKHQYHHKPVLVKESIENLITDQNGIYVDVTFGGGGHSYAILKKLNKKAILISLDQDKESIKKNFIKDKRFHLFHNNFIHIRNILNRSHIDKVSGILVDLGISSLQIDNPIRGFSNRFNCVLDMRMNQESFYSAQNVLNECSKQELFHIFYEYGEFKNAKKIAEKIFKKRSKKNILTTLDLIHIFFMKGSFKKRKKFLARLFQSIRIEVNNEINILKDFLLESSRILLPGGRIAVISYHSVEDRIIKYFFKRGIIVNKIHFKTLPFKMIHKKVIKPSFQEIVNNPRSRSARLRIAEKT, encoded by the coding sequence ATGAATTTAAAACATCAATACCATCATAAACCAGTTCTTGTTAAAGAAAGTATAGAAAATTTAATTACAGATCAAAACGGTATTTATGTAGACGTCACATTTGGTGGGGGAGGACATTCTTATGCAATTCTAAAAAAATTAAATAAAAAAGCCATTTTGATATCATTGGATCAAGATAAGGAATCCATAAAAAAAAATTTTATTAAAGATAAACGTTTTCATCTATTTCATAATAATTTTATTCACATACGTAATATTTTAAATCGGAGTCATATTGATAAAGTATCAGGAATATTAGTCGATTTAGGAATTTCATCTTTGCAAATAGATAATCCTATAAGAGGCTTTTCTAATAGATTCAATTGTGTTTTAGATATGAGAATGAATCAGGAATCTTTTTATTCTGCGCAAAATGTTCTAAATGAATGTTCAAAACAAGAGTTATTTCATATATTTTATGAATATGGAGAATTTAAAAATGCAAAAAAAATTGCAGAAAAAATATTCAAAAAACGTTCTAAAAAAAACATTTTGACTACTTTGGATTTAATTCATATTTTTTTTATGAAAGGATCTTTCAAAAAAAGAAAAAAATTTCTCGCTAGACTTTTTCAGTCTATACGAATAGAAGTCAATAATGAAATAAATATTTTAAAGGATTTTTTATTAGAATCTTCTAGAATTCTCTTACCAGGAGGAAGAATAGCTGTTATTTCATATCATTCTGTAGAAGATAGAATCATTAAATATTTTTTTAAAAGGGGAATTATAGTGAATAAAATTCATTTTAAAACTCTCCCATTCAAAATGATACATAAAAAGGTAATTAAACCTAGTTTTCAAGAAATCGTAA